The following is a genomic window from uncultured Propionivibrio sp..
GCCGTACGACCGATCCGGTCCGTATGTACATGCGGGAAATGGGCTCCGTCGAGTTGCTGACGCGCGAAGGCGAAATCGAAATCGCCAAGCGCATCGAGGACGGCCTCAAGCACATGATCCAGGCGATTTCCGCCTGCCCGACGACGATCGCCGAGATTCTCGATTGCGCCGACCGGATTTCCAAGGATGAGATGCGCATCGATGAACTCATCGATGGCTTGATCGACCCGAATGCGACCGACGCAGATATCGAGGCGCTGCCTGACGACGAGGAAACCGCCGCCGAACTCGACGAAGAAGAGGGCGATGACGGTGACGGCGGCGAAGGTGCCGCTGCGTCGGCTTCGCTGCTGAAGCTGAAGGAAGAAGGCTTGCAGCGTCTGGGGGAAATCAAGGCGCTTTACGGCAAGGCGCACGCCACGCTGATCAAGAAAGGCTCGCAGGACAAGGCCTATCTGAAGCTCCAGCAGAAGATTTCCGAAGAAATGATGGCCATCCGCTTCACGTCCAAGATGATCGAGCGGCTGTGCGATTCCGTTCGGGGAATGGTCGAGGAAGCGCGTGCCTGCGAGCGCAAGATCCAGCGCATCTGCGTTGACACCGTGCGCATGCCGCGTCCGCATTTCATCAAGGTGTTCCCCGGAAACGAGCTCAACCTGAGCTGGGTCGAGCAGGAAATCGCGGCGGCATCGGGCAAGCCGTATGCGCAGATCCTGCTGCGCAACGCGCCGAACATCGTTGAAGAACAGCGCAAGCTGCTGGCGCTGCAGGAGCGCATCGGCATTCCGCTCAAGGAGCTCAAGGACATCAACAAGCAGATGTCGACGGGCGAAGCCAAGGCGCGGCGGGCCAAGCGGGAGATGACCGAAGCGAACCTCCGTCTGGTCATTTCGATCGCGAAGAAATACACGAACCGTGGTTTGCAGTTCCTCGATCTGATCCAGGAGGGCAACATCGGCCTGATGAAGGCGGTGGACAAGTTCGAATACCGTCGCGGCTACAAGTTCTCGACCTATGCGACATGGTGGATCCGTCAGGCCATCACGCGGTCGATCGCCGACCAGGCGCGCACGATCCGGATTCCGGTGCACATGATCGAAACGATCAACAAGATGAACCGCATCTCGCGGCAAATCCTGCAGGAAACCGGTGTCGAGGCTGACCCGGCGACTCTGGCCAAGAAGATGGACATGCCGGAAGAGAAGATCCGCAAGATCCTCAAGATCAGCAAGGAGCCGATCTCGATGGAGACGCCGATCGGCGACGACGACGATTCGCATCTGGGCGATTTCATCGAAGACGCGGCCACGCTGGCGCCGACCGATGCGGCGCTGTTCTCGAGCCTGCGCCTGATCACCAAGGACGTGCTCGACACGCTGACGCCGCGCGAAGCCAAGGTGCTGCGCATGCGCTTCGGTATCGAAATGAATACCGACCATACGCTCGAAGAAGTCGGCAAACAGTTCGATGTGACCCGCGAACGTATCCGCCAGATCGAAGCCAAGGCCCTGCGGAAACTGCGTCATCCTTCCCGTTCGGATAAACTGCGCAGCTTCCTCGACAGCAACAGCTAACTGCTTTCGGGCCTGTAGCTCAGTTGGTCAGAGCAGAGGACTCATAATCCTTTGGTCCAGGGTTCAAGTCCCTGCGGGCCCACCAGTATTATCAAGCCCCACAGCAATGTGGGGCTTTTTCTTTTCTAGTCTGCGGCACACACATGGCATCTCAGGCCGGCCTGATGCTGTCCGGGTTAGCCGCATGTCGTTCCCGCGCAACCGACTCCCGGCTGCCTCTCCCCGCGTCAAAGTCCTTTGTCATTGACCGTGCAAGGGCGGCGCTCTTGAACACGCTTCCCGGTAGTGCTCAATGGTGCTGATGGTGTCTGTCGCTGCAAGGCTTGCTGGACGAACTCGCCGATCGGCATGGGTTTGCCAAACAGGTAGCCTTGATAGTTGAGGCAACCGCTTTCTTTCAGGAAATCGCGCTGCGATTCGGTTTCGACCCCTTCGGCGATGACATCAAAGCCCAACGATCGGGACATGGCGATGATCGCGGTGACGATGGCGGCATCGTTTGGATCCGTCATCAGGTCGCGGACAAAGGACTGGTCGATCTTGATCAGGTCCAGGGGGAGTTTCTTCAGATACGTCAGGGAAGAGTATCCCGTGCCAAAGTCGTCCAGGGAGAAGCCGATCCCCAGGCGCCGGATCCGCTGCATGCGATCGATGATAAGGTCGATCTTGTCGGCGACGACGCTCTCGGTGAGTTCAAGTTGCAATCGTGCCGGGTTGATATTGTGTTTCAGGATGCTCCGGCAAATTTGGTCGACGAAATCATCCTGCATGAATTGACGGGTGCTCACGTTGATGGAAATCGTCAGATGACCAAACGGACCGGACTCCCAGGACTTCAACTGGGCGCAGGCAGTATCGAGGACCCAGTTGCCAATCTGCACGATGAGGCCGGATTCCTCTGCAAGCGGTATGAAATGGGCCGGTGACACCTGCGGGCGCCCCCTTGGCCGCCAGCGTAACAAAGCCTCTGCGCCAGTTATGGCGCCGTCTACATCGACCTTGGGCTGGTAGTAAAGCTGAAACTCTCCCTGCTCAAGGCCCTTGCGCAAGGCCATTTCAAGGTTGGCTCGATAATCGATGGCAGCCTGCATTTCCGGGTTGAAAAAGCGGATGCTGTCTCGTCCGGCGTCCTTCGCCTGATAGAGCGCTACATCCGCCTGTTTCAGCAAGGCATCAATGCTTACATCGGTGCCGCGAAACAGCGTGACGCCAATGCTCGGCGTCGTGTGATAGGCATCGGCCGCGCTCGACACGGCAAACGGTTGGACGAAGCTCCGGCGGATTTTTTCAGCGACCGCTTCAGCCCTCGCTGCAGCATATGTTTCGCTTCCACCCAAGGACTCGACAATGATGACGAACTCGTCTCCCCCGAGACGCGAGACGGTATCTTCCTGACGCAGGAATAGCCTGATACGCTGTCCTACCGCTATCAGAAGACGATCTCCCGCATCATGCCCCTGGCTATCGTTGAGTACCTTGAAATTATCCAGATCGAGAATCATGACTGCGCCATATTCCCCGCTGCGCTTGCTCGCTACGACGGCGTGGTCAAGACGATCGAGCAATAGGCGCCGATTGGGCAGTCCGGTCAGCGGGTCGTAGAACGCAAGTTCGAGGTTGGCTTCCCTGATCTTCTCCAGTCGACGGATGACGTGTCTGTCCAGCAGCGAAAGCAGGAGGATGCCGATGGCAAGACCGCCGAGGCCAATGGCCAGGGCTAGCGAGAGCATTGGCGTCAGGTCGAATTTGACCGTCAGGGTTCCGACGCGTTTGCCAAAGTCGAGTAATGGCGCGGATTCGGAAATGCAGGCGCTGGTATCGCATTCCTGGCCGAGTTCCAGCACCATTACTCCCTGCGCATCGATAATTTCGGTGTGGCTGCTCTTGTGACGAACCTGTTCGATCTGATCTGCGAGTCGTTCGCTGACGTACATCCAGGTATCAGGTCCCTGTGAAATAACCGAAGTGGCACGAATCCTCTGGGTGTTTGCGTCATCAAGGACAAGCTGGCGGGCGCCGGAATACCCAGTGGCCAAATACACCAGTGCGGGGGCCAGGGACGCTCCGATAATCGCCGCTTGGGCAAGACGCCGGACCAGGGTTTCGGTGGGTTGTTGCATGGAGGTAGCCGCTATGGCTTGAAAGGGATGAAGCCATTGTGCATGGCGAACCGAAGGACCTCCTGCGATTGCAGGAATTTCATGAATTCCTGCGTTGCCGGATTCGCGGACCGGGCTGATACCAGATAGAACGGTTTCTCCAGTTGATACGTTCCTTTGCTCAAGGTATCCGTCGAAGGGGCCGCTCCTTCGAATATGGCCGCCTTCAAGGGGCTTTTTGTCAGCAGCAATTGGCCCAGGGCGACCGTGCCAAATGAACCGGGTGTTTGTTCAAGGCGGGTCAGGTTCTCGACATCATTGTCGGCCACAATGATGCCAAGACGTTTGTGTGCATTGGTTATGGCGGTGTCGAGTGACGAAGCGTAGGCACGTAGCCGTTTGGTGTCGGTCTCGCGCTCGCTGCGCAGGATGATCCGGATTGCAGTGCCGTCTGCCCATCGAGTGGTTTGCCCTGAAAATATGTCCGACACCCCAGTCACGGTCAGTTGAGTTCCCGAAGCCACGTTCTTTCCGGTAAATACAAGCGGCGTTGTGAGCCAGGGCGTGATCTGGAGCGATGCGCTCTCCTCGGGCGCCGGCGGCAGCGAAATAACGGCAACCTGAATGGCGCCTGCGGACAATGCCCGCAGGCCGCCGCCGCTGCCCATCGGTGGCATGACGGCGGAAACCTGTCTGTTTGGATAATGATTCAGGTAAACATCGATCAGGTGCTGCATCAGAATTGTGCCGGCCCCCGTTCCTCCAACGCGAATGGCTTCCTGGGCAAAGACCTGAAAACCAAACATCATCAGGCAGGCTGACAACCACAATCTCATCATCAAGCGTGGGCGAATCGGTTGATTCATCGTGATTCCTGTTGTTTCGACGAGGGGGTTCCGTGCTGCATATTCCATCGAGCGAGTCGTGTCTGCTGTCGGGCGATCCGGTCTTCGCGACATTTAATACATCCGCTGCAACGAATCAGCGGCCTCATCGATGCATTAGCGCCTGTGCCGGACATCCGCTTTCTGGTGCGGGCGAAATGTCTGGCGGCCGCTTCACGATTGGCTACGCAATGCGCGTATGCGCCCGGAATCGGCTGGCAATAATGGCATTTGCATCGCGTCCGGGTCAACAGGAAATAAGGAGGCCGTTATCGACCTGGCTTGCCGATCATGGGGATGCGTCGCTGTTCGGCGGATTGAGGGAATGGCAGGGGCGCAGGCCCGAAGAGGGGAAAGGACCGGGGGCGGTGTTTCCAGGCCAATTTCACTGCCGAGGTCATGCTGACACGGCTTGGTGAGGTCGGCTGAAACCGACCTGCGCGTAGATCGCTGGCGTCAGCGTGGACTGGCCTGCCGACAGGTGGCGAGAGGCGGTCGGGTTGATTCAGAAGGCGCGACGTCGGCCGGCATGGTTACGCCTTCTTTACGAACTCCGACTTCAGGCTCATCGCGCCGATGCCATCGATTTTGCAGTCGATGTCGTGATCGCCGTCGACGAGGTGGATGTTCTTGACCTTGGTGCCGACCTTGACGACGAGCGAGGATCCCTTGACCTTCAGATCCTTGATGACGGTGATGGTATCGCCATCCTGGAGAACGTTACCCACGGCATCACGAACGACCGACCCGGTCTCGGTGGGTTCGGCAGAACCTTCCTTGCTCCATTCGTGTGCGCATTCGGGGCAGATGTACATCGCTCCGTCTTCATAGGTGAATTCGGAGTTGCACTGGGGGCACTTGGGCAGGGTCGTCATGGGGATGGTCCGCAAAGCAAAACGGCCAACCCGAAGGTCAGCCGTTTTAGGTATCTGGTGGCCAGTCGCGGAATCGAACCACGGACACGCGGATTTTCAATCCGCTGCTCTACCAACTGAGCTAACTGGCCAAGAGCCGCGCATTATAACGACCCGATCTCGATTCGTCAAAAATAATGCGCAAATTTCCCATTCACGTCCTTCACTTGAGTCACTCGTCCCCATGCGATGCGCGTGTCGGGCCTGTCCGAATTCTACGTGCCATTGCGGATTTTTCCTTCGATTTCCATGTGATGCCCGTCTGGCGGATGCCCGGCGGTGTCTGTACAAACGGCTAAAATTGCGTATAATCCGTAACTTATCCGAGGAGCGCTGCAAAACCTTGTTTCGACGAAGCGAATGGTTTCAGGCTCGGACTTTCTAACGGCGCTCACCTGACCAACCCGTGCCGACACGGGATTGTGGGTGAGCAAAAAAATCCCGCATCCGCGTCGGCCACAGTTCTTAAGGAGAACAACTGTGGCTCAATTCACCGACTACGTGGTCGCCGACCTCGCCCTTGCCGATTGGGGACGCAAGGAAATCCGTATCGCCGAAACCGAAATGCCGGGCCTCATGGCCATTCGCGAAGAATTCGCGACGCGCCAGCCGCTCAAGGGCGCGCGCATCACCGGTTCCCTGCACATGACCATCCAGACGGCCGTGTTGATCGAGACGCTGATCGCTCTGGGCGCCGAAGTGCGCTGGGCGTCGTGCAACATTTTCTCGACGCAGGATCATGCCGCGGCCGCTATCGCTGCGCAGAATATCCCTGTTTTCGCAGTCAAGGGTGAGTCCCTGCCCGATTACTGGGATTACACCCATCGCATTTTCGAATGGGCCGATGGCGGCTATTCGAACATGATCCTCGACGACGGCGGCGACGCAACGCTGTTGCTCCACCTCGGCGCCCGTGCCGAGAAGGATCTCTCGATTCTGAACAAGCCGACCTGCGAAGAGGAAACGGTGCTTTTCGCTTCGATCAAGGCCAAGCTGGTCCAGTCGCCGGCGTGGTATTCGACGCGCCTCGCCCAGATCAAGGGCGTCACCGAGGAAACGACGACCGGGGTGCATCGCCTGTACCAGATGCACGAGCGCGGCGAACTGAAATTCCCGGCCATCAACGTTAACGATTCCGTGACGAAGTCGAAGTTCGACAACCTCTACGGTTGCCGTGAATCGCTGGTCGATGGCATCAAGCGCG
Proteins encoded in this region:
- the rpoD gene encoding RNA polymerase sigma factor RpoD, translating into MAREKAANNKSAKAKAAELLAQMGGQPSPDDEEMRKTRLKTLIKLGKDRGFLTYAEVNDHLPDDVVDAEQIESIISTFSDMGIQVYDEAPDAETLLMSDSAPPAVTDDADVEEQAEQALSTVDSEFGRTTDPVRMYMREMGSVELLTREGEIEIAKRIEDGLKHMIQAISACPTTIAEILDCADRISKDEMRIDELIDGLIDPNATDADIEALPDDEETAAELDEEEGDDGDGGEGAAASASLLKLKEEGLQRLGEIKALYGKAHATLIKKGSQDKAYLKLQQKISEEMMAIRFTSKMIERLCDSVRGMVEEARACERKIQRICVDTVRMPRPHFIKVFPGNELNLSWVEQEIAAASGKPYAQILLRNAPNIVEEQRKLLALQERIGIPLKELKDINKQMSTGEAKARRAKREMTEANLRLVISIAKKYTNRGLQFLDLIQEGNIGLMKAVDKFEYRRGYKFSTYATWWIRQAITRSIADQARTIRIPVHMIETINKMNRISRQILQETGVEADPATLAKKMDMPEEKIRKILKISKEPISMETPIGDDDDSHLGDFIEDAATLAPTDAALFSSLRLITKDVLDTLTPREAKVLRMRFGIEMNTDHTLEEVGKQFDVTRERIRQIEAKALRKLRHPSRSDKLRSFLDSNS
- a CDS encoding EAL domain-containing protein, whose amino-acid sequence is MQQPTETLVRRLAQAAIIGASLAPALVYLATGYSGARQLVLDDANTQRIRATSVISQGPDTWMYVSERLADQIEQVRHKSSHTEIIDAQGVMVLELGQECDTSACISESAPLLDFGKRVGTLTVKFDLTPMLSLALAIGLGGLAIGILLLSLLDRHVIRRLEKIREANLELAFYDPLTGLPNRRLLLDRLDHAVVASKRSGEYGAVMILDLDNFKVLNDSQGHDAGDRLLIAVGQRIRLFLRQEDTVSRLGGDEFVIIVESLGGSETYAAARAEAVAEKIRRSFVQPFAVSSAADAYHTTPSIGVTLFRGTDVSIDALLKQADVALYQAKDAGRDSIRFFNPEMQAAIDYRANLEMALRKGLEQGEFQLYYQPKVDVDGAITGAEALLRWRPRGRPQVSPAHFIPLAEESGLIVQIGNWVLDTACAQLKSWESGPFGHLTISINVSTRQFMQDDFVDQICRSILKHNINPARLQLELTESVVADKIDLIIDRMQRIRRLGIGFSLDDFGTGYSSLTYLKKLPLDLIKIDQSFVRDLMTDPNDAAIVTAIIAMSRSLGFDVIAEGVETESQRDFLKESGCLNYQGYLFGKPMPIGEFVQQALQRQTPSAPLSTTGKRVQERRPCTVNDKGL
- a CDS encoding substrate-binding domain-containing protein; this encodes MNQPIRPRLMMRLWLSACLMMFGFQVFAQEAIRVGGTGAGTILMQHLIDVYLNHYPNRQVSAVMPPMGSGGGLRALSAGAIQVAVISLPPAPEESASLQITPWLTTPLVFTGKNVASGTQLTVTGVSDIFSGQTTRWADGTAIRIILRSERETDTKRLRAYASSLDTAITNAHKRLGIIVADNDVENLTRLEQTPGSFGTVALGQLLLTKSPLKAAIFEGAAPSTDTLSKGTYQLEKPFYLVSARSANPATQEFMKFLQSQEVLRFAMHNGFIPFKP
- a CDS encoding zinc ribbon domain-containing protein YjdM, yielding MTTLPKCPQCNSEFTYEDGAMYICPECAHEWSKEGSAEPTETGSVVRDAVGNVLQDGDTITVIKDLKVKGSSLVVKVGTKVKNIHLVDGDHDIDCKIDGIGAMSLKSEFVKKA
- the ahcY gene encoding adenosylhomocysteinase — translated: MAQFTDYVVADLALADWGRKEIRIAETEMPGLMAIREEFATRQPLKGARITGSLHMTIQTAVLIETLIALGAEVRWASCNIFSTQDHAAAAIAAQNIPVFAVKGESLPDYWDYTHRIFEWADGGYSNMILDDGGDATLLLHLGARAEKDLSILNKPTCEEETVLFASIKAKLVQSPAWYSTRLAQIKGVTEETTTGVHRLYQMHERGELKFPAINVNDSVTKSKFDNLYGCRESLVDGIKRATDVMVAGKVAVVCGYGDVGKGSAQALRALSAQVWVTEVDPICALQAAMEGYRVVTMDYACDKADIFVTCTGNYHVIAHEHMVKMKDQAIVCNIGHFDSEIDVASIEKYQWEEIKPQVDHVVMPSGNRIILLAKGRLVNLGCATGHPSYVMSSSFANQTIAQIELFTQTANYPVGVYTLPKHLDEKVARLQLKKLNAQLTVLTEKQAQYIGVSVDGPYKADHYRY